Proteins encoded in a region of the Mucilaginibacter sabulilitoris genome:
- a CDS encoding NADP-dependent glyceraldehyde-3-phosphate dehydrogenase, which yields MSFQDQISSIFVEESQIPAEFQIEEVHQREYLCNGEMKQWIGPVSEVYSPVCFPTTDGFVRKLIGTYPICTEVEANDALEAAIAAYDNGRGEWPTMSVDGRIKCMERFIYKMIEQRTLVVKLLMWEIGKSYGDSAKEFDRTIEYINATIDALKALDRKSSRFEMAEGLIAQIRRSPLGVVLCMGPFNYPLNETFTTLIPALIMGNTILFKPPKHGTLLHYPLLRAFQESFPKGVVNTVYGRGAVVTPGLMQTGKINVLAFIGSSKVANDLKKRHPKINRLRAVLSLDAKNAAIVTKNADLHLAVSECVLGALSFNGQRCTAIKVIFVHKDVADEFLKLLSEEVSKLKFGLPWDRDVKLTPLPEANKTDYLTDIVNDAIANGAKVINENGGETLASFFYPAIVYPVNEKMKLYREEQFGPVIPVIPFESIEEPIDYQIDSPHGMQVSIFSNDASEISSLIDPFVNLVSRVNINSQCQRGPDVFPFTGRKDSAEGTLSVYDALRAFSIRSLVATKMNDTNKHIINEIVNGNDSNFLSTKFIL from the coding sequence CCTACAACCGACGGATTTGTACGTAAGTTAATAGGTACATATCCCATTTGTACCGAAGTAGAGGCTAACGATGCCCTTGAGGCTGCCATAGCTGCTTATGATAATGGCCGCGGCGAATGGCCCACCATGAGCGTTGACGGCCGCATCAAATGTATGGAGCGCTTTATTTACAAAATGATTGAGCAACGCACGCTGGTGGTAAAGCTGCTGATGTGGGAGATTGGAAAATCATACGGCGATTCGGCCAAGGAGTTTGACCGCACCATTGAATACATCAACGCTACTATTGATGCTTTGAAGGCGCTTGACCGTAAGTCGTCGCGGTTTGAGATGGCCGAGGGCTTAATTGCCCAGATCCGCCGCTCGCCGCTGGGGGTGGTATTGTGTATGGGGCCGTTTAACTATCCGCTTAATGAAACCTTTACTACCCTTATACCCGCCCTCATTATGGGCAATACCATTTTATTTAAACCACCTAAGCATGGTACGCTATTGCATTATCCGCTGTTAAGGGCTTTCCAGGAGTCGTTTCCTAAAGGCGTGGTTAATACGGTGTACGGCCGTGGAGCTGTGGTTACCCCGGGTTTAATGCAAACAGGCAAAATTAATGTGCTTGCCTTTATTGGCTCAAGTAAGGTGGCCAATGATCTGAAGAAACGTCATCCTAAAATAAACCGTTTACGGGCGGTACTTAGTCTTGATGCCAAAAACGCGGCTATTGTAACAAAAAATGCCGACCTGCATTTGGCTGTTAGTGAGTGTGTTTTAGGCGCACTATCATTTAACGGACAACGTTGTACAGCTATTAAAGTGATTTTTGTACATAAGGATGTTGCTGATGAGTTTTTGAAATTGCTAAGTGAGGAAGTATCGAAACTTAAATTTGGTTTGCCATGGGATAGAGATGTAAAACTTACCCCACTACCAGAGGCAAATAAAACCGACTATTTAACGGACATTGTTAATGACGCGATTGCCAACGGTGCAAAAGTTATCAACGAAAATGGAGGCGAAACACTTGCCTCGTTCTTTTACCCGGCTATTGTTTATCCTGTAAATGAAAAAATGAAGCTTTACCGTGAGGAGCAGTTTGGCCCGGTGATACCGGTAATCCCTTTTGAATCGATAGAAGAGCCGATTGATTATCAGATAGATTCACCGCACGGTATGCAGGTGAGTATATTCAGTAATGATGCCAGTGAAATATCGTCGTTGATAGATCCGTTTGTAAATCTGGTAAGCAGGGTAAATATCAATAGCCAGTGCCAGCGCGGGCCCGATGTATTTCCGTTTACGGGCCGTAAGGATAGCGCTGAAGGTACACTTTCTGTATATGATGCGTTAAGGGCTTTCTCTATCCGCTCATTAGTGGCTACAAAGATGAACGATACCAATAAGCATATCATCAATGAGATTGTAAATGGAAATGATTCTAATTTCCTGAGTACTAAGTTTATACTTTAA